Proteins encoded by one window of Sphaerodactylus townsendi isolate TG3544 linkage group LG02, MPM_Stown_v2.3, whole genome shotgun sequence:
- the INAFM2 gene encoding putative transmembrane protein INAFM2 produces MKEKEKEKEAAAAAGGERGKPATYTGDKKARMAAKTNKKWVRLATVLAYVLSVSLAAIVLAVYYSLIWQPVRGGVQQHAQPQPPGTADPGPGLASPADHAAVSTVPDEGGTTAATERSRAAAH; encoded by the coding sequence atgaaggagaaggagaaggagaaggaggcggcggcagcggcgggcgGGGAGCGGGGCAAGCCGGCCACCTACACCGGGGACAAGAAGGCGCGCATGGCGGCCAAGACCAACAAGAAGTGGGTGCGCCTGGCCACCGTGCTGGCCTACGTCCTCTCCGTCTCGCTGGCCGCCATCGTCCTGGCCGTCTACTACAGCCTCATCTGGCAGCCCGTGCGCGGCGGCGTCCAGCAGCacgcccagccccagccccccgGGACGGCCGACCCCGGCCCGGGCCTCGCGTCCCCCGCCGACCACGCCGCGGTCTCGACGGTGCCGGATGAGGGGGGCACCACCGCGGCCACGGAGAGGTCCCGCGCCGCCGCGCACTag